The following proteins are co-located in the Diaphorobacter sp. HDW4B genome:
- a CDS encoding AlpA family transcriptional regulator, whose product MSRKPGAIQLVREGSLPKPRQVANRRVAWLRTELESWLISRPHSELLPPENTGASKPRRSLQASCPAR is encoded by the coding sequence GTGTCTAGAAAACCCGGGGCGATTCAACTGGTGCGCGAAGGCTCATTGCCAAAGCCTCGACAAGTGGCAAATCGCCGCGTCGCATGGCTGCGCACCGAATTGGAATCTTGGCTGATCAGCCGTCCGCATTCGGAACTCCTGCCACCTGAGAACACTGGGGCATCGAAGCCGCGACGAAGTCTTCAAGCTTCTTGTCCAGCTCGGTGA
- a CDS encoding IS3 family transposase (programmed frameshift), whose protein sequence is MSNQRYPQEFKTEAVKQITERGHKVADVSARLGVSQHSLYQWIKAQGTPAHDRPAQVSQTEELRRLKAELKRVTEERDILKKGRSVLCQAVRVKYAFIKRHEGEYSIRRLCKVMAVHPSGYYAWKAQPMSLRAKDDQRLLGLLKHAWLESGGVYGYRKLTMDMRDLGESCGKHRVARLLKIEGLRSQTGYKRRAGMRGGKPAIVAPNHLQRRFAAAEPNQAWVTDITYIRTHEGWLYLAVVVDLFSRQVVGWSMGSRIDTGLVLDALLMALWRRRPKLPVMVHSDQGSQFTGHDWQGFLRDHNLVSSMSRRGNCHDNAVAESFFQLLKRERIRRQIYPTRDEARADVFNYIEMFYNPKRRHGTAGDISPVEFERRHSQRLNSV, encoded by the exons ATGAGTAACCAAAGATATCCCCAAGAATTCAAGACCGAAGCAGTCAAGCAGATCACTGAGCGCGGCCATAAGGTGGCCGATGTTTCAGCCCGACTAGGCGTAAGTCAGCACAGCCTTTATCAATGGATCAAGGCTCAAGGAACGCCTGCCCATGATCGGCCGGCACAGGTGTCACAAACCGAGGAGTTGCGACGACTGAAGGCTGAACTCAAGCGAGTCACAGAGGAGCGCGACATCCTAAAAAAGG GCCGCAGCGTACTTTGCCAAGCAGTCCGGGTGAAGTACGCATTCATCAAGCGCCATGAAGGTGAGTACAGCATTCGCCGACTGTGCAAGGTCATGGCTGTACACCCTAGCGGCTACTACGCCTGGAAGGCGCAACCGATGAGCCTGCGTGCAAAGGACGATCAACGTCTGTTGGGTCTTCTCAAGCATGCGTGGCTCGAGAGTGGTGGCGTCTATGGCTATCGCAAGCTGACCATGGACATGCGTGATTTGGGCGAGAGCTGCGGCAAGCATCGCGTGGCACGACTGCTCAAAATCGAGGGGCTGCGCTCACAGACGGGCTACAAACGCCGTGCAGGCATGCGTGGCGGCAAACCTGCCATCGTCGCGCCCAATCACTTGCAGCGCCGCTTCGCAGCGGCCGAGCCCAACCAAGCTTGGGTGACTGACATCACATACATCCGCACCCATGAAGGTTGGCTGTATCTGGCGGTGGTGGTTGACCTGTTCTCACGTCAGGTTGTTGGCTGGTCTATGGGCAGCCGCATCGATACTGGCTTGGTGCTCGATGCACTGTTGATGGCCTTGTGGCGTCGCAGGCCTAAGCTGCCTGTCATGGTGCATTCGGATCAGGGTAGTCAGTTTACAGGCCATGACTGGCAGGGCTTTCTGCGAGATCACAATCTGGTCTCCAGCATGAGTCGTCGCGGCAACTGTCACGACAACGCCGTGGCCGAGAGCTTCTTCCAGTTGCTCAAGCGCGAGCGTATTCGCCGCCAGATTTACCCGACGCGCGATGAGGCCAGGGCTGATGTCTTCAACTACATCGAGATGTTTTACAACCCGAAAAGGCGTCATGGCACCGCCGGAGATATCTCTCCGGTAGAGTTCGAAAGACGGCATTCCCAACGGCTCAACAGTGTCTAG
- a CDS encoding right-handed parallel beta-helix repeat-containing protein, protein MACQTIGYALAQAASSGDTLQVAAGTYTEQLTINKSVVVQGAGSASTIIQAPAVLASNPAISPGSGGQLTAIVFVTGVATNATMKDLQVRGPGPSSSGSIGCGVFVGGNAKFTLDSTRITAIRDQPLANSQNGGGVRFGAPGTGQVGSGQVLNSVIDDFQKNGVTVSNTGSNVTVRGNTITGTMPPPTIAQNGVQISSGAVALVEDNTVSNLQCSTSNPACGLDAAWSIGVLLSSAGNGTQIINNRISRADGNLYAVGSGGQSYLVSDNQFSDAVYVNVTAGGIALNMANNRLSGAPVGLFAAGSSTPTTVTLSGGNLITGASKQGIRTVTSNGAQPVSVSGSRNQFYGNETGADNPAQAPAITLDLPCNWWGSYTGPINSDNPLGLGNSVSSGITYLNWAIDNTSFNCIGNPLRNEQLTHPPVPVPFNAPWALFGSALALAGIGGVYCAAGGTETHAKNLFKRAPRGPLAQDIFDSPVQMTLIRFFGANVLRVASAVGVLLGTVGIFKSHQGARLSSS, encoded by the coding sequence TTGGCCTGCCAGACCATCGGCTACGCGCTTGCGCAAGCGGCCAGCAGCGGCGACACGCTGCAGGTGGCGGCTGGCACCTACACTGAACAGCTCACCATCAACAAGAGCGTGGTCGTGCAAGGCGCCGGCAGCGCCAGCACCATCATCCAGGCACCGGCCGTGCTGGCCTCCAATCCCGCTATATCACCCGGTAGCGGCGGGCAATTGACCGCCATTGTGTTCGTGACTGGCGTCGCTACGAATGCAACCATGAAAGACCTTCAGGTGCGAGGCCCGGGGCCGAGTTCCTCGGGTTCTATCGGCTGCGGTGTATTCGTCGGTGGCAATGCCAAATTTACGTTGGACAGTACCCGCATCACCGCTATCCGCGATCAGCCGCTTGCAAACAGCCAGAACGGTGGTGGCGTGCGCTTTGGCGCGCCGGGCACAGGCCAGGTGGGGAGCGGTCAGGTCCTCAATTCAGTGATCGATGATTTTCAGAAAAACGGCGTGACGGTGTCAAACACCGGCTCCAATGTCACGGTGCGCGGCAATACCATCACAGGTACCATGCCGCCGCCCACCATTGCTCAGAACGGAGTCCAGATCAGCAGTGGCGCAGTGGCGCTGGTGGAGGACAACACAGTTTCCAATCTGCAATGCAGCACGTCGAACCCTGCCTGCGGCCTCGATGCTGCATGGTCCATAGGCGTGTTGCTGTCCAGCGCAGGCAACGGCACACAGATCATCAACAACCGCATTAGCCGCGCAGACGGTAACCTCTATGCTGTAGGAAGCGGTGGTCAGTCCTATTTGGTCAGTGACAATCAATTCAGCGATGCGGTCTACGTCAATGTGACGGCTGGCGGTATTGCGCTCAACATGGCGAACAATAGGCTCAGCGGTGCACCAGTGGGGCTGTTTGCGGCGGGATCGAGCACGCCGACCACGGTGACGCTCAGTGGCGGCAACCTCATCACCGGTGCAAGCAAGCAAGGCATCCGCACCGTGACTTCAAACGGAGCCCAACCGGTAAGCGTAAGCGGCAGCCGCAATCAGTTCTATGGCAACGAAACAGGTGCTGACAACCCGGCGCAAGCGCCCGCCATCACCTTGGATCTGCCTTGCAACTGGTGGGGGTCCTACACCGGCCCCATCAATTCCGATAATCCCCTGGGGCTAGGCAATTCCGTGTCTAGCGGCATCACCTACCTCAATTGGGCCATCGACAATACATCCTTCAATTGCATAGGTAATCCACTACGTAACGAGCAACTAACACACCCGCCTGTCCCCGTGCCTTTCAATGCTCCATGGGCTTTGTTCGGCTCTGCACTGGCGCTCGCCGGCATAGGGGGGGTGTACTGTGCCGCAGGCGGCACAGAAACTCATGCTAAGAATCTGTTCAAACGCGCCCCTCGTGGGCCGCTCGCTCAGGATATTTTTGACTCTCCTGTTCAAATGACTTTGATCAGATTCTTTGGTGCTAACGTCTTGCGAGTCGCCAGCGCTGTGGGTGTGCTTCTGGGCACCGTTGGCATTTTCAAAAGCCATCAGGGCGCGAGATTGTCATCGAGTTGA
- a CDS encoding IS5 family transposase has product MTPRSALKFDLFAEASRKRKIDEVGDPLQVIAQHIDFTALARLVDGIIERSDGRKGGRPAYPTEVMVRVMVLKRLYNLSDEQMEYQLLDRMSYQRFCLLQDSMNVPDRNTIWRFGERLGVDGATALLHGVDEQLHRHGYIARGGQAIDATLVPAPRQRMNKGEREQLSNGQRPEWGDAKDRQKDIDATHTKKHGKRYFGYKLSVSVDHKHGFIRGVATGTASEHDGHHFDEVLDMKNTGKEVNADKAYPSAQRIKMLKVLGFKDGIQRKAKAKQPLSECQERRNQRIAKRRARVEHVFAGIRHMGGKFVRTIGQTRATTVMTMMVACYNLKRLASFLENKVDPFFKTASSKRPVRLQTAKA; this is encoded by the coding sequence ATCACCCCCCGCAGTGCCCTGAAGTTCGACCTGTTCGCCGAAGCCTCCCGCAAGCGCAAGATCGATGAAGTGGGCGATCCGCTGCAAGTCATTGCGCAGCACATCGACTTCACCGCGCTGGCCCGTCTGGTCGATGGAATCATCGAGCGCAGTGATGGGCGCAAGGGTGGTCGTCCGGCCTATCCCACTGAGGTCATGGTACGGGTGATGGTCCTGAAGAGGCTCTACAACCTCTCGGACGAGCAGATGGAATATCAACTGCTTGACCGCATGAGCTACCAGCGATTTTGTTTGCTGCAAGACTCGATGAACGTTCCGGACCGCAACACCATCTGGCGCTTTGGCGAGCGCCTGGGCGTGGATGGAGCCACGGCTTTGCTGCATGGCGTGGACGAGCAATTGCATCGTCATGGCTACATCGCGCGCGGTGGTCAGGCCATCGATGCGACCTTGGTGCCAGCACCGCGCCAACGCATGAACAAGGGCGAACGCGAGCAACTCTCCAACGGCCAAAGACCTGAATGGGGTGATGCCAAAGATCGGCAAAAAGACATCGATGCCACCCACACCAAGAAGCACGGCAAGCGCTACTTTGGCTACAAGCTGAGTGTGAGCGTCGATCACAAACACGGCTTCATCCGGGGCGTGGCCACGGGGACAGCGAGCGAGCACGACGGCCATCACTTCGATGAAGTGCTGGATATGAAGAACACCGGCAAAGAGGTCAATGCCGACAAGGCCTACCCGAGCGCTCAACGCATCAAGATGCTCAAGGTGTTGGGCTTCAAAGATGGCATCCAGCGCAAAGCCAAAGCGAAGCAGCCGCTCAGCGAATGCCAGGAGCGACGCAATCAACGCATTGCCAAGCGACGTGCGCGTGTCGAGCACGTGTTTGCAGGCATCCGTCACATGGGCGGCAAGTTCGTGCGCACGATTGGACAGACCAGAGCCACCACGGTCATGACGATGATGGTTGCGTGCTACAACTTGAAGCGCCTGGCGTCGTTCCTTGAAAACAAGGTCGATCCGTTCTTCAAAACAGCGAGCTCAAAGAGACCGGTGCGCCTGCAAACGGCGAAGGCCTGA
- a CDS encoding recombination-associated protein RdgC, with protein MLKNLIIYRIATSWSMELATAEATLAKSPFEECGPTQEKSVGWVPPRGEEHGSLVESVGGQWIARLMTESKVIPGSVLARKVKEKAARIEQETGRKPGKKESKELKEEAKLDLLPMAFTKQGSTWVWIDPEAHLLVLVDALPGFAVALLDTAESPQACMAHWLKEQEPPTGFSIDRECELKSADEAKAVVKYGRHPLDIDEVGEHIDQGKLPTKLAMTWDDRVSFVLTEGLQIKKVSFLDTVFEGQKQDDSGFDADVAIVTGELTKLLPDLIEALGGEGRTELSGASTAAHRTTIVTGSPVGTSHNRRFPSRPLRMASRLLIDWFVQRRFGSFRAHCAPDSQAFAVCRRTGLFELAVLKNGSTLFSRNDARRFKL; from the coding sequence ATGCTGAAAAATCTGATCATCTACCGCATCGCCACGTCGTGGTCTATGGAACTCGCGACCGCCGAGGCGACGCTGGCCAAGTCCCCTTTCGAGGAATGCGGCCCAACCCAAGAAAAGTCCGTCGGCTGGGTGCCGCCACGCGGCGAGGAGCATGGCTCACTGGTCGAATCCGTGGGTGGCCAATGGATCGCGCGCCTGATGACCGAGTCCAAGGTGATCCCCGGCTCGGTGCTGGCACGCAAGGTCAAGGAAAAGGCTGCGCGCATCGAGCAGGAAACCGGTCGCAAGCCCGGCAAGAAGGAAAGCAAGGAGCTGAAAGAAGAAGCCAAGCTCGACCTGCTGCCGATGGCCTTCACCAAGCAGGGATCGACCTGGGTGTGGATCGATCCCGAAGCGCATTTGCTGGTGCTGGTCGACGCGCTGCCGGGCTTTGCCGTCGCGCTGCTGGACACCGCCGAATCGCCGCAGGCCTGCATGGCGCATTGGCTCAAGGAGCAGGAACCACCGACAGGCTTCAGCATCGACCGCGAATGCGAGCTCAAAAGCGCCGACGAAGCCAAGGCCGTCGTGAAATACGGCCGGCACCCGCTGGACATTGACGAAGTCGGCGAGCACATCGATCAGGGCAAGTTGCCCACCAAGCTAGCCATGACGTGGGACGACCGGGTTTCGTTCGTGCTGACCGAAGGCCTGCAGATCAAGAAGGTGTCATTTCTCGACACCGTGTTTGAAGGCCAGAAGCAGGACGACTCGGGCTTCGATGCCGATGTGGCGATTGTCACTGGCGAGCTCACCAAGTTGCTTCCGGACCTGATCGAAGCGCTGGGCGGTGAAGGACGTACTGAACTCAGCGGAGCGTCAACAGCTGCGCATCGGACAACAATCGTCACAGGCAGCCCTGTGGGAACCTCTCACAACCGGCGATTCCCCAGTCGCCCACTCCGCATGGCGAGCAGATTGCTCATTGACTGGTTTGTTCAACGCAGATTTGGGTCATTTCGGGCCCATTGCGCCCCCGACTCTCAGGCCTTCGCCGTTTGCAGGCGCACCGGTCTCTTTGAGCTCGCTGTTTTGAAGAACGGATCGACCTTGTTTTCAAGGAACGACGCCAGGCGCTTCAAGTTGTAG
- a CDS encoding recombinase RecT, producing the protein MTTNIQQAPAAARPLAQMKPKEQIAHLLTVKKAEIAKMLPKHLNAERLLKVAQIAATTTPALAKCDVASLVGAIGQCAQMGLEPNTVLGHAYLVPFNTKRKDANGVERWVNSVQVIIGYKGLIDLARRSGQIVSIAAHEVCEADHFTLVYGLDEKLEHTPSMGERGEVIGFYAVAKLKDGGHCFEFMSRLQVERIQAASDAKNRFPSKVWKEHFIEMGRKTVIRRLAKYLPLSIEFQTAAALDSMAESGRDQNLETNTIDGEFTIVPDEAAFHAGEQQPDQETGEIQGYAESSAPGAPQLEPAAEYQNVLNSMLKAKTVDALDTAAALISSVGDDKHRTELNQKYDALRADLSED; encoded by the coding sequence GTGACCACAAACATCCAACAAGCACCAGCAGCAGCCCGCCCCCTCGCCCAGATGAAGCCCAAGGAGCAGATCGCACATCTGCTGACCGTGAAAAAGGCGGAAATCGCGAAGATGCTGCCCAAACACCTCAACGCCGAACGCCTGCTAAAGGTTGCGCAAATCGCTGCCACAACAACTCCAGCGCTCGCGAAGTGCGACGTTGCCAGTCTGGTCGGCGCCATCGGCCAGTGCGCACAGATGGGTCTTGAGCCCAATACGGTGCTGGGCCATGCTTACCTCGTGCCGTTCAACACCAAGCGCAAAGACGCCAACGGGGTGGAGCGCTGGGTCAACAGCGTACAGGTGATCATCGGCTACAAGGGCCTGATTGACCTCGCGCGTCGCAGCGGGCAAATCGTCAGCATTGCCGCACACGAGGTCTGCGAAGCCGACCACTTCACTCTAGTCTACGGCCTCGATGAAAAGCTCGAGCATACCCCGTCCATGGGCGAGCGCGGCGAGGTCATCGGCTTCTACGCCGTCGCCAAGCTCAAGGACGGCGGCCACTGCTTCGAGTTCATGAGCCGCCTGCAAGTGGAACGCATCCAAGCCGCATCCGATGCGAAGAACCGCTTCCCATCGAAGGTGTGGAAAGAGCACTTCATCGAGATGGGTCGCAAGACCGTGATCCGCCGTCTGGCCAAATACCTGCCGCTGTCCATCGAGTTCCAGACTGCCGCCGCGCTCGACTCGATGGCGGAGTCTGGCCGTGACCAGAATCTGGAAACCAACACCATCGACGGCGAATTCACCATCGTGCCAGATGAAGCAGCGTTTCACGCGGGCGAGCAGCAGCCGGATCAGGAGACCGGCGAGATTCAAGGCTACGCGGAAAGCAGCGCACCGGGCGCGCCGCAGCTTGAGCCCGCAGCGGAATATCAGAACGTGCTCAACAGCATGCTGAAGGCCAAGACAGTGGATGCATTGGACACGGCTGCCGCGCTGATCAGCAGCGTGGGCGATGACAAGCATCGAACGGAACTGAATCAGAAGTACGACGCACTGCGCGCCGACCTCTCCGAAGACTGA
- a CDS encoding lambda exonuclease family protein, whose product MNALTKPESAALNAPAFIVHYSAQGTDEWKLARAGVITASMFSVAREKLKSGPNKGKPTEAAKNYAFRLAIERISGEPLDEGFETWQMKRGHELEPMARAAHEQHAQVTVDTCGFVTTPDAVFGASADGLVGADGGAEYKCLVSPERLRDTLILNDISDFFDQLQGGMWITGRTWWDFCIYCPALAPIGRELCRWRVPRNDEYIATMEKELVEFSQLVDEFESSLRAQNQLLAA is encoded by the coding sequence ATGAACGCACTGACAAAACCCGAGAGCGCGGCTCTCAACGCGCCCGCATTCATCGTCCACTACAGCGCCCAAGGAACAGATGAGTGGAAGCTGGCGCGCGCTGGCGTGATCACCGCCAGCATGTTCTCCGTGGCGCGCGAAAAGCTCAAGTCCGGACCCAACAAGGGCAAACCGACCGAAGCGGCGAAGAACTACGCATTCCGTCTCGCCATCGAGCGCATCAGCGGCGAGCCGCTGGATGAAGGCTTTGAAACATGGCAGATGAAACGCGGGCACGAGCTGGAGCCAATGGCACGCGCTGCGCACGAGCAGCATGCACAAGTCACGGTGGACACCTGCGGCTTCGTCACAACGCCAGATGCAGTGTTTGGGGCGAGTGCCGACGGACTGGTCGGCGCAGACGGCGGCGCGGAATACAAGTGCTTGGTGAGCCCTGAGCGACTGCGCGACACACTGATTCTCAACGACATCAGCGACTTCTTCGATCAGTTGCAGGGCGGCATGTGGATCACCGGCCGCACCTGGTGGGACTTCTGCATCTACTGCCCCGCCCTCGCCCCAATCGGCCGCGAGCTTTGCCGCTGGCGCGTGCCGCGCAACGACGAGTACATCGCCACGATGGAAAAGGAACTTGTCGAGTTCAGCCAACTGGTCGATGAGTTCGAGAGCTCCCTGCGCGCGCAGAACCAACTACTGGCCGCCTGA
- a CDS encoding transposase: MSEQRESLACMHITRSQFKRIRHLLPKPRGSKLISHYRFLNALAYMASNGCKWRALPRRFGPWHTVYMRLYRWAHSGVLAEVLNHLQQQALSQWAVQALSLDSTIVKVHPDGCGAQKKTDHKP, encoded by the coding sequence ATGTCAGAGCAGCGAGAATCGCTCGCCTGCATGCACATCACCCGCTCTCAGTTCAAACGTATCCGTCACCTGCTGCCCAAGCCTCGCGGCAGCAAGTTGATCAGCCACTACAGGTTCCTCAACGCGTTGGCCTACATGGCCAGCAACGGGTGCAAATGGCGAGCCTTGCCACGCAGATTCGGGCCCTGGCACACCGTGTACATGCGGCTGTATCGCTGGGCCCATAGCGGCGTACTTGCCGAAGTTCTTAACCATCTGCAGCAACAGGCACTTAGCCAGTGGGCTGTTCAAGCGTTGAGCCTGGACTCCACCATCGTCAAAGTTCACCCTGATGGCTGCGGGGCTCAGAAAAAAACGGACCACAAGCCATAG
- a CDS encoding transposase: MVAASCKDALIWSLTPGQAGDSPEGRKLVEAIDAQDSAVYLLMDSAYDSDDLRAAAEDRNLIPVVPAHPRRKNPSPLDKQKYRQRNEVERLFRRIKAYRRVFTRYDKLDAMYAAFVSLALIFELLR; the protein is encoded by the coding sequence ATGGTCGCAGCCAGTTGCAAGGATGCATTGATCTGGAGTTTGACGCCCGGACAAGCCGGAGACAGCCCGGAAGGCCGCAAACTCGTCGAGGCGATTGACGCGCAAGATTCAGCTGTGTATTTGCTCATGGACAGCGCCTATGACAGCGATGACTTGCGTGCAGCAGCTGAGGATCGAAACCTTATCCCGGTTGTCCCTGCGCATCCACGACGCAAGAATCCCTCGCCACTAGATAAGCAAAAATATCGCCAACGCAATGAAGTTGAACGGTTATTTCGGCGGATCAAGGCCTATCGGCGAGTTTTTACCCGCTACGACAAGTTGGATGCAATGTATGCCGCGTTTGTCTCGCTGGCTTTGATCTTTGAGTTGCTTCGGTAA
- a CDS encoding DUF6475 domain-containing protein, with the protein MQQQEFQPFRNLVTDVMAYYGKDTSNFVLDIWWNACRSFELEQIVTAMQKHCADPERGQFAPKVADIARALTGTTTERAALAWGKVHEAMSAVGAYTDVVFDDPAIHAVLEDLGGWPKVCRTEIEELSYLQHRFCEGHKAYTARGNFEFPRRLMGDRSPDHEYTSRGIQAPRPALIGNVAKAKQVYLAGNVAGKTVITYQALQAIESAPRALLPAEQEARAA; encoded by the coding sequence ATGCAGCAGCAGGAGTTTCAACCGTTCCGCAACCTGGTGACGGATGTGATGGCGTACTACGGCAAGGACACCAGCAACTTCGTGCTCGACATCTGGTGGAACGCGTGCAGGTCGTTTGAACTGGAGCAGATCGTCACAGCGATGCAGAAGCACTGCGCCGATCCTGAGCGCGGCCAGTTCGCGCCGAAGGTGGCCGACATTGCCCGAGCACTGACCGGCACGACGACAGAGCGCGCAGCCTTGGCTTGGGGCAAGGTGCATGAAGCGATGTCTGCTGTCGGCGCATACACCGATGTTGTGTTCGATGACCCGGCTATTCACGCGGTACTCGAAGATCTGGGTGGTTGGCCGAAGGTGTGCCGTACCGAAATCGAGGAGCTGAGCTACCTGCAGCATCGCTTCTGCGAAGGGCACAAGGCGTACACGGCACGCGGCAATTTCGAGTTTCCGCGCCGCCTGATGGGTGATCGCAGCCCGGATCATGAGTACACGTCGCGCGGCATTCAGGCTCCACGCCCCGCGTTGATTGGTAATGTTGCAAAGGCCAAGCAGGTGTACTTGGCGGGCAATGTCGCGGGCAAGACAGTCATCACGTACCAGGCACTGCAGGCCATCGAGTCGGCACCGCGTGCCCTGTTGCCTGCTGAGCAGGAGGCGCGCGCCGCATGA
- a CDS encoding endodeoxyribonuclease RusA: MITLTLPWPPKELSPNARLHWAQLAKAKKAYRAACGWTAKEQGARRIEAGKLNLSLVFYPPSRRAFDIDNCLARMKSGLDGLADVLGVDDKHWTLQIARSSEIGGFVRVEVSHA; the protein is encoded by the coding sequence GTGATCACGTTGACTCTCCCGTGGCCGCCGAAGGAGCTTTCGCCCAATGCTCGCCTGCACTGGGCACAGTTGGCCAAGGCCAAGAAGGCGTATCGCGCTGCCTGCGGCTGGACCGCGAAGGAGCAGGGCGCGCGCCGGATCGAGGCGGGCAAGTTGAACCTGTCGCTGGTGTTCTATCCGCCAAGCCGCCGCGCATTTGACATCGATAACTGTCTCGCCCGCATGAAGTCCGGCCTCGACGGTCTCGCAGACGTGCTGGGTGTGGATGACAAGCATTGGACGCTGCAGATTGCGCGGTCCAGCGAGATCGGTGGGTTTGTGCGTGTGGAGGTGTCGCATGCCTGA